From a region of the Terriglobia bacterium genome:
- the tatC gene encoding twin-arginine translocase subunit TatC: MSFLEHLEELRKRIIYSLLAVGVGFGAAWYYAERIYVYVQAPVVEALRAHHKSEQLVYLNPTEPFNLYLKVGLLAGLFLASPFILYQVWAFIAPGLYRHEKRYVVPFMVLTVFLFLAGGYFGYRLVYPAALDFLIGYGEQFQPMITIGEYTDLFLTVIIGLGVIFELPILVFFLSLMGVVSAGWMWRNFRYSILVIFIIAAILTPTTDILNMCIFAAPMIVLYLLSIGIAWFAHPTRRKAKAQAP, translated from the coding sequence ATGAGCTTCCTGGAACACCTGGAAGAGCTACGCAAACGCATCATCTACTCGCTGCTGGCGGTGGGTGTGGGCTTCGGCGCCGCCTGGTACTACGCCGAGCGGATTTACGTCTACGTGCAGGCGCCGGTGGTCGAGGCCCTGCGGGCGCACCACAAGAGCGAGCAGCTGGTCTACTTGAACCCGACCGAACCTTTCAACCTTTACTTGAAGGTTGGGTTGCTTGCGGGCCTGTTCCTGGCCTCTCCCTTCATCCTCTACCAGGTATGGGCGTTCATCGCCCCCGGCCTCTACCGGCACGAGAAGCGCTACGTCGTGCCCTTCATGGTGCTGACCGTCTTTCTCTTCCTGGCGGGCGGCTATTTCGGCTACAGGCTGGTCTATCCGGCGGCGCTGGACTTCCTGATCGGATACGGCGAGCAGTTCCAGCCGATGATCACCATCGGCGAGTACACCGACCTGTTCCTGACCGTCATCATCGGCCTGGGCGTCATCTTCGAATTGCCCATCCTGGTGTTCTTCCTATCGTTGATGGGGGTAGTGAGCGCCGGCTGGATGTGGCGCAATTTCCGCTACTCCATTCTGGTGATCTTCATCATCGCCGCCATCCTGACGCCGACCACCGACATCCTGAACATGTGCATCTTCGCCGCCCCGATGATCGTGCTTTACCTGCTGAGCATCGGCATCGCGTGGTTCGCGCATCCGACTCGCCGGAAAGCCAAGGCGCAGGCGCCATGA
- a CDS encoding twin-arginine translocase TatA/TatE family subunit, translating to MNLGFSEMLFIFFIALLIFGPKKLPEIGRQIGEALTQFKRASNEFKAQLEDEVRNMEAEETRKKIAPPEPPAPKPIALETIPRDAPYPEAAPTNGTGESLSVPPTEPEGRQGA from the coding sequence ATGAACCTTGGCTTCTCGGAGATGCTGTTCATCTTCTTCATTGCCCTGCTTATTTTCGGGCCGAAGAAGCTGCCGGAGATCGGGCGCCAGATCGGGGAGGCGCTGACGCAGTTCAAGCGCGCTAGCAACGAGTTCAAGGCGCAGCTCGAGGATGAGGTCCGGAACATGGAAGCCGAGGAGACACGCAAGAAAATCGCCCCACCGGAGCCGCCCGCGCCGAAGCCGATCGCGCTCGAGACCATCCCCCGGGATGCTCCGTACCCGGAAGCAGCGCCCACCAACGGTACCGGCGAAAGCCTGAGCGTGCCACCCACCGAGCCCGAGGGGAGGCAAGGTGCCTGA